A genomic segment from Candidatus Viadribacter manganicus encodes:
- a CDS encoding murein hydrolase activator EnvC family protein → MFALLLGTADAQTQRTAAQAERDRRAESQRAERLRTQATTAARDVRALDTRLVEATRRRQEAEAAAEASRQRLTGVQQQIVEDLAARARARNAFESSVIAAAFAERRVEPRAVRAGIVARAMGPVYQAEERQRTTALALARQDETTLTAEQSVLADAQAAIAQERGDIVNMLAQRRSTQTRLAREATAAERRVRQFAAEARSLRELAQRVQQASARRQQGTTTPAGPNVIPAAWVAPVQGQITRAYGARVPGGPAAQGATVRTNSGAQVVSPAAGEVAYAGSFRSYGNVLILNLDGGYALVLTGLDTINVRVGETVRLGQTVGQMTATASSAPDLYVEVRRGDQPVDPGRWLNARGLTAEAGVRAG, encoded by the coding sequence GTGTTTGCACTCCTGCTAGGGACGGCGGACGCCCAAACGCAACGAACGGCTGCGCAAGCAGAACGGGATCGCCGCGCCGAGTCGCAGCGCGCGGAGCGGCTGCGCACACAAGCCACAACCGCTGCGCGCGACGTCCGCGCCCTAGACACGCGCCTCGTTGAAGCCACGCGCAGACGCCAAGAAGCCGAGGCCGCCGCCGAAGCCTCGCGTCAGCGCCTCACTGGCGTTCAACAGCAAATCGTCGAAGACCTCGCCGCTCGCGCTCGCGCTCGCAACGCATTCGAATCCTCGGTCATCGCCGCTGCCTTCGCCGAGCGCCGAGTCGAGCCACGCGCCGTACGGGCCGGGATCGTGGCGCGCGCCATGGGGCCTGTTTATCAGGCCGAAGAGCGCCAGCGCACGACCGCGCTCGCCCTCGCCCGCCAAGACGAAACCACCCTAACCGCCGAACAAAGCGTCTTGGCCGATGCACAAGCCGCTATCGCCCAAGAGCGCGGCGACATCGTCAACATGCTCGCTCAACGCCGCTCTACCCAGACGCGGCTCGCACGCGAAGCCACCGCCGCCGAACGCCGCGTCCGCCAGTTCGCCGCCGAAGCGCGTTCCCTACGGGAACTGGCGCAACGCGTCCAACAAGCATCGGCAAGGCGCCAACAAGGAACAACGACACCCGCCGGGCCGAACGTAATCCCGGCTGCATGGGTTGCTCCGGTGCAAGGCCAGATCACCCGCGCCTACGGCGCACGGGTCCCCGGCGGACCGGCGGCACAGGGCGCTACCGTCCGCACAAATTCAGGTGCGCAGGTAGTTTCTCCCGCCGCAGGTGAGGTTGCCTATGCCGGAAGCTTTAGAAGCTACGGAAACGTGTTGATCCTGAATCTGGATGGCGGTTACGCTCTCGTTCTGACCGGCCTCGACACAATCAATGTCAGGGTCGGCGAGACGGTACGGTTGGGGCAGACTGTCGGACAAATGACAGCAACGGCCTCTTCGGCGCCGGATTTGTATGTAGAAGTACGCAGGGGTGACCAACCGGTCGATCCTGGACGATGGCTAAATGCGCGTGGCCTTACTGCGGAGGCTGGCGTACGAGCCGGTTAA
- the rsfS gene encoding ribosome silencing factor — MKRTPAAKAGATPRAANRPAPGIDVEAATKVVLTSLEDDKAEEILAIDIRGKSSFADMLVIASGRSARHVGALADHVMRQLKDAGVKDVRIEGMPQADWVLVDAGDVVIHLFRPEVRAFYNIEKIWSGATPDSVQS, encoded by the coding sequence ATGAAACGCACACCGGCCGCTAAAGCCGGAGCCACGCCGCGAGCAGCCAATCGGCCTGCGCCCGGCATCGATGTCGAGGCCGCCACCAAGGTGGTGCTGACATCGCTCGAAGACGACAAGGCCGAGGAAATCCTCGCCATCGATATTCGCGGCAAATCCTCTTTCGCGGACATGCTCGTCATCGCTTCAGGGCGGTCGGCGCGGCACGTCGGCGCACTTGCTGATCACGTTATGCGTCAGCTGAAGGACGCAGGCGTGAAGGATGTACGCATCGAGGGCATGCCGCAGGCTGATTGGGTTCTGGTCGACGCCGGCGACGTGGTGATCCACCTCTTCCGTCCGGAAGTTCGCGCCTTCTACAACATCGAAAAGATCTGGTCGGGCGCGACGCCGGACTCCGTGCAGAGCTAA
- a CDS encoding divergent polysaccharide deacetylase family protein, with translation MRGFAPKQPPKPARRLPQLSHRTVAFAFVGVLAVGALAAVQIFGDPSAAGPRRIVSLQPSTAEANAPRVSFTDAAEEGAEMQTFGIDELPQTGEYGEIDENGELRVAVVESQPAPTAGRPPAPPLPRAPLAGLFENGPNGPLPIIASNGRTPAQAYARPFTPQQGRPKVAIVIGGLGFNATATTQAIDELPAEITLSFVPYAQNLQSWIDRARARGHEVMLELPMEPFDPDADDTGPQTLLASAPAQQNISRLEQLLSRGTGYFGVTNYQGARFATSAQASAPIAQALRRRGMVFISSGIGQRTALSVEAQRAQLPNTAADRIIDARREADAIDDQLLNLEALALQNQSAIGAGFAYPVTMEQVGRWARDVESRGYQLAPASAVLNARAARR, from the coding sequence ATGCGGGGCTTCGCGCCAAAGCAACCACCAAAGCCTGCGCGACGCCTGCCGCAACTCAGTCACCGGACCGTCGCATTCGCCTTTGTCGGCGTACTCGCGGTTGGTGCGCTCGCGGCTGTCCAAATTTTCGGTGACCCAAGCGCCGCCGGCCCGCGCCGGATCGTGTCGCTGCAGCCCTCGACAGCTGAAGCTAACGCACCCCGCGTCTCGTTCACTGACGCCGCCGAAGAAGGCGCCGAGATGCAGACATTCGGCATCGATGAGCTGCCGCAAACGGGTGAGTACGGAGAGATCGACGAAAACGGCGAACTCCGTGTCGCTGTCGTTGAGTCACAACCCGCGCCGACGGCCGGGCGGCCGCCCGCTCCGCCACTGCCGCGCGCGCCGCTCGCTGGCCTCTTCGAAAATGGCCCAAACGGCCCGTTGCCGATCATCGCGAGCAATGGCCGCACGCCAGCGCAAGCCTATGCGCGCCCATTCACACCGCAACAGGGTCGCCCGAAAGTCGCGATCGTGATTGGCGGGCTTGGCTTCAACGCGACCGCCACGACCCAAGCGATTGACGAACTGCCCGCAGAGATCACGCTATCATTCGTTCCTTACGCGCAAAATCTGCAATCATGGATCGATCGCGCGCGCGCACGTGGCCACGAAGTCATGCTTGAGCTGCCGATGGAGCCGTTCGATCCGGACGCCGACGACACCGGCCCGCAAACGCTGCTGGCTTCAGCGCCCGCCCAACAGAACATTTCACGGCTCGAGCAATTACTCTCGCGCGGCACCGGCTATTTCGGTGTTACCAACTATCAAGGCGCGCGCTTTGCAACTTCAGCGCAAGCCTCCGCCCCGATCGCTCAAGCACTGCGCCGCCGCGGCATGGTGTTCATCTCATCGGGTATCGGACAGCGCACGGCGCTAAGCGTCGAAGCCCAGCGCGCGCAACTGCCGAATACCGCAGCCGATCGCATCATCGACGCGCGCCGCGAGGCGGACGCGATTGACGATCAATTGCTGAATCTCGAGGCGCTTGCACTGCAAAATCAGAGCGCGATTGGCGCAGGCTTTGCGTATCCTGTGACCATGGAGCAAGTCGGTCGCTGGGCGCGCGATGTTGAATCGCGCGGATATCAATTGGCGCCAGCCTCGGCCGTGCTCAACGCACGCGCCGCGCGCCGATGA
- the nadD gene encoding nicotinate (nicotinamide) nucleotide adenylyltransferase, producing MKRDLPLAYAGMKIGLFGGSFDPAHEGHAHVAETALKRLGLDRVWWLVSPQNPLKPKSSPFNERMQSAQAQAHGAKMVVTDLEQRLGCGFTYETLRALKQLYPGVSFMLIMGADNLANFRKWRNWREVAAAVPVVIVSRPGARAAERLRAPRGWTYLNARLHRESSTAIRAQRRAPLAKPKRK from the coding sequence ATGAAGCGCGACCTGCCTCTCGCGTACGCTGGCATGAAGATAGGCCTCTTCGGCGGCAGCTTCGATCCGGCGCATGAAGGCCACGCGCATGTGGCGGAGACCGCGTTGAAGCGTCTGGGGCTTGATCGCGTGTGGTGGCTGGTGTCGCCGCAAAATCCATTGAAGCCGAAATCGAGTCCGTTCAACGAGCGCATGCAATCGGCGCAAGCTCAGGCGCACGGCGCGAAGATGGTCGTGACCGACCTTGAACAACGGCTGGGGTGCGGCTTCACGTACGAGACGTTGCGGGCGCTGAAGCAGCTCTACCCCGGTGTGTCGTTCATGCTGATCATGGGCGCCGACAACCTTGCGAACTTCCGGAAATGGAGAAACTGGCGGGAGGTCGCGGCGGCCGTTCCCGTCGTGATTGTGTCCAGACCAGGCGCCCGCGCCGCAGAACGGCTTCGGGCGCCCCGTGGCTGGACATACCTAAATGCCCGACTCCACAGGGAATCTTCCACCGCCATCCGTGCGCAAAGGCGTGCGCCGTTGGCGAAACCCAAGCGGAAGTGA
- a CDS encoding S41 family peptidase: MRLAWILAPVAGAAALVGALAWSAPETRSSGDIYRQLELFADVLARVEQDYVVEIDEQKAMEAAIQGMLASLDPHSSYMNAEDYREMQSQTRGEYGGLGIEVTSEEGVVRVVSPIDGTPAARAGIQAGDYLTAINGESIVGLTLNEAVGRMRGEAGTEITITIARENTDPFDVTLQRETINVRAVTARIEGGDVGVIRISTFNERTGSMLQDAIRQVKRDTGGRLRGVVVDLRNNPGGLLDQAIEVSDAFLDGGEVVSTRGRQPEDVQRYNARRGDDLAGVPVVVLINGASASAAEIVAGALQDRNRALIVGTDSFGKGSVQTVIPLQGGRDGALRLTTARYYTPAGRSIQGPGIVPDVEVASRRIDAAEVERLQRLAVSEEDLPNALDNESGAHRRAAHIPDDQPPANWDAEQDYQLSRAMEFLRQGTVAERLRQRAG, encoded by the coding sequence ATGCGCTTAGCTTGGATTTTGGCTCCGGTTGCTGGCGCCGCCGCTTTGGTTGGCGCGCTTGCCTGGTCGGCTCCAGAAACCCGCAGCAGCGGCGATATTTACCGCCAGCTTGAGCTCTTTGCGGATGTATTGGCGCGCGTCGAACAAGATTACGTCGTCGAGATCGACGAACAGAAGGCTATGGAAGCCGCCATCCAAGGCATGCTCGCCTCGCTCGATCCGCACTCGTCCTACATGAACGCGGAAGACTACCGCGAAATGCAAAGCCAGACCCGCGGCGAGTACGGCGGGCTCGGCATCGAAGTGACCAGCGAAGAAGGTGTGGTTCGCGTCGTCTCCCCGATCGACGGCACGCCTGCGGCGCGAGCCGGCATTCAAGCGGGCGACTACCTCACCGCCATCAACGGCGAAAGCATCGTTGGCCTGACGCTCAACGAAGCCGTTGGCCGGATGCGTGGCGAAGCCGGTACGGAAATCACGATCACCATCGCGCGTGAGAACACCGATCCCTTCGATGTGACGCTGCAGCGTGAAACCATCAACGTCCGCGCCGTCACCGCCCGCATCGAAGGCGGCGATGTTGGCGTCATCCGCATCTCGACGTTCAATGAGCGCACTGGCTCGATGCTGCAGGACGCGATCCGTCAAGTGAAGCGCGATACTGGCGGCCGTCTGCGCGGCGTCGTCGTTGACCTGCGCAACAATCCGGGCGGCCTGCTCGATCAAGCCATCGAAGTGTCGGACGCATTCCTCGACGGCGGCGAAGTGGTTTCCACACGCGGCCGCCAGCCCGAAGACGTGCAGCGCTACAACGCTCGTCGCGGCGACGACCTAGCCGGCGTTCCGGTGGTTGTGCTGATCAACGGCGCCTCGGCCTCGGCTGCTGAAATCGTTGCGGGGGCGCTTCAAGATCGCAATCGCGCGCTGATCGTCGGCACCGACTCGTTCGGCAAGGGTTCAGTTCAAACCGTGATCCCGCTGCAAGGCGGCCGTGACGGCGCACTGCGTCTCACCACTGCCCGCTATTACACGCCGGCTGGCCGTTCGATCCAAGGTCCAGGCATCGTGCCTGACGTGGAAGTCGCATCGCGCCGCATCGATGCTGCCGAAGTTGAGCGCCTGCAACGCTTGGCTGTGTCAGAAGAAGATCTGCCGAATGCGCTCGACAACGAGTCCGGCGCTCACCGCCGCGCCGCCCACATTCCGGACGATCAGCCGCCGGCAAATTGGGACGCGGAGCAGGACTACCAGCTCTCGCGTGCTATGGAATTCTTGCGCCAAGGCACGGTGGCGGAACGACTTCGCCAACGCGCCGGCTAA
- a CDS encoding 23S rRNA (pseudouridine(1915)-N(3))-methyltransferase RlmH, translating into MIVAAVGRLRDGPEAAMTVDYLQRAAQAGRQIGFKGFDLVEVEGKPPGDMRAEAAALFRATPDDARKILLDERGAEWTSRQLAEKLARWRDDGVACTTFWIGGADGASQGVKDNADEKLAFGRQTWPHRLVRVMISEQVYRAVTILCSTPYHRD; encoded by the coding sequence GTGATCGTCGCCGCCGTCGGCCGTCTGCGAGACGGTCCCGAAGCTGCGATGACTGTCGATTACCTTCAGCGCGCCGCCCAAGCCGGCCGGCAAATCGGCTTCAAAGGCTTTGACTTGGTTGAGGTCGAGGGCAAGCCGCCAGGCGACATGCGTGCTGAAGCAGCCGCGCTGTTCCGCGCAACGCCGGACGACGCGCGCAAAATCTTGCTCGATGAGCGCGGCGCTGAATGGACCTCCCGCCAGCTTGCCGAAAAGCTCGCGCGTTGGCGCGATGACGGCGTTGCCTGCACGACGTTCTGGATCGGCGGCGCTGACGGCGCTTCACAGGGCGTTAAGGATAACGCTGACGAAAAGCTCGCTTTTGGCCGACAAACGTGGCCCCACAGGCTCGTTCGGGTGATGATTTCCGAGCAAGTTTACCGAGCTGTGACGATACTCTGCTCTACTCCGTATCACCGGGACTGA